Genomic segment of Citrus sinensis cultivar Valencia sweet orange chromosome 7, DVS_A1.0, whole genome shotgun sequence:
taccTTTTAAGTTTTGTTCAAGCCAAAACCAATTTTGAGTGCACACCAATGCCTCTACTGTGGATGGGTGAAGTCTACTACGATGATGGCTCAAATGTCTACCTCCAGTGCTAAAAGCGGACTCCGAAGCAACTGTTGATACAGGAATGGCCAAAAAGTCCCTTGCAATCTTTGCAAGTATAGGATATTTGCCTTGATTATTCTTCCACCATGATAAAATGTCAAATTGACTAGTTGAAGGCAAAGTACACTCCTCAAGATAAAACTCTAATTCTGATTTGGAATgagtattttgtgtattttcatttctaaataatgccCACTCATCAGCCATTTCATCCAAATCTAAATCTAACATATTAAAGTCCCCTCCTGCAGCAGCTTGAGAATTGGCACCATTAACCCCCCCACTTGAATTTGATAGATGATTTACTTCATACTCATGTACTAAATCAACAAATAACTTACGcactctttcaatttcagattCAGTTCTTTCCCCATatattttaggaaataaaaagttaatcaGTAACATTTTACGCCTAGGATCTAACATAGTCCCCACTGCAAGAACTCCATGAATAACATCCCAATACTTTTCATACTTTGCAATCATCCTAGTAGCCATATTTTTTATCCCCTCAATTGGTGATTGCAACCATGCATTCATTGACAATctaatttcacaaatcttggcaaaaaataaattagatgtCGGATATCGTGTCCCCGAA
This window contains:
- the LOC127903662 gene encoding zinc finger BED domain-containing protein DAYSLEEPER-like isoform X2, yielding MLLINFLFPKIYGERTESEIERVRKLFVDLVHEYEVNHLSNSSGGVNGANSQAAAGGDFNMLDLDLDEMADEWALFRNENTQNTHSKSELEFYLEECTLPSTSQFDILSWWKNNQGKYPILAKIARDFLAIPVSTVASESAFSTGGRHLSHHRSRLHPSTVEALVCTQNWFWLEQNLKEEAILSAEHLIDESLMSEQQSNEVHNSEFSL
- the LOC127903662 gene encoding zinc finger BED domain-containing protein RICESLEEPER 2-like isoform X1, translated to MLLINFLFPKIYGERTESEIERVRKLFVDLVHEYEVNHLSNSSGGVNGANSQAAAGGDFNMLDLDLDEMADEWALFRNENTQNTHSKSELEFYLEECTLPSTSQFDILSWWKNNQGKYPILAKIARDFLAIPVSTVASESAFSTGGRHLSHHRSRLHPSTVEALVCTQNWFWLEQNLKDGIPEEAILSAEHLIDESLMSEQQSNEVHNSEFSL